A region of Spodoptera frugiperda isolate SF20-4 chromosome 26, AGI-APGP_CSIRO_Sfru_2.0, whole genome shotgun sequence DNA encodes the following proteins:
- the LOC118264716 gene encoding caskin-2 isoform X7, producing the protein MRKINVGGMSRGGSGAGKTATAKRVPPPAVPGDAFGTPQHRHSGSSFGSQGYASCEEQPYPQPPDTPSHTRDDHSDYGSTVSGVSGVSGASGSLGKSPAGGGTFTFPPPAQPLTHKAAVYYHHQLALSDDQGIDMTQSPGRDSPGSSSGSAGSGSRHSSASLDSGRASGRMPHHHHAACHCGDLADRVRAMIAQGLPDTDIIHACLADLQMEEYARLFIEAGYDLPTVTRMTPEDLTAVGIKKPNHRKRLKAELANLNVPDNLPDYIPGSLEEWLRLLRLEEYGPALVAQGYRTVHDVTQLAWEDLEDMGIVRLGHQKKILLAIKRVKDIRAGKRSISNQGSLDFTRIQPGQIRHPRGKSLESLEDPSERASHTTFSPEAGFYYGGGQWRRSYDDGDITPTNDSYEGGGTLPRPRGLVRPRPVAKIAATPAYRDKSPDYAYDERAYSARLQRVAYGASPHVARKPPPEPPKRQSSQYAPFSRFGQTTVEIHPEKSLPLSLPAYPSSDSLSVSLDSTGLLPPPPAPASPPRRYDDDKLRTGSDASFKSSSSTESDSIPFANENAGTIKQNRGQIGGRPHTVEYGRGGLGLAGLPPRADIKPAPHAPDHKDDKSSEPVDVLNDIGNMLANLTDELDAMLEEEKRQGLTDS; encoded by the exons TGGGCGGGATGTCTCGCGGCGGGAGCGGAGCCGGTAAGACGGCGACCGCGAAGCGCGTGCCCCCGCCAGCAGTCCCCGGAGACGCCTTCGGCACCCCGCAGCACCGACACTCGGGCTCCAGCTTCGGCTCACAAGGGTACGCCTCCTGCGAGGAACAGCCGTACCCTCAGCCGCCAGATACGCCGTCACATACTAGAG ATGACCACTCAGACTATGGCAGCACGGTGTCCGGTGTGTCGGGCGTGTCGGGCGCGAGCGGCAGTCTCGGCAAGAGCCCGGCAGGGGGCGGCACGTTCACGTTCCCGCCGCCCGCGCAGCCACTCACACACAAAGCCGCAGTCTACTACCACCACCAGCTAGCACTCAGTGATGACCAGGGGATTGATATGACACAG AGTCCAGGCCGCGACAGTCCGGGTTCATCATCAGGTTCAGCAGGATCAGGGTCTCGTCACTCGTCAGCGTCCCTGGACAGCGGACGCGCGTCAGGTCGCATGCCGCATCACCACCACGCTGCCTGCCACTGTGGGGACCTCGCTGACAGGGTCAGAGCTATGATCGCTCAGGGATTACCG GACACAGACATAATCCACGCGTGCCTAGCAGACCTTCAGATGGAGGAGTACGCCCGTCTCTTCATAGAAGCTGGCTACGACCTGCCAACGGTCACGAGAATGACGCCCGAAGACCTCACAGCCGTCGGAATCAAAAAGCCCAACCATCGCAAGCGGTTAAAGGCTGAACTCGCCAATCTAAATGTGCCGGATAATCTCCCTGATTATATACCG GGTTCCCTAGAAGAATGGCTACGACTACTTCGACTGGAGGAGTACGGGCCCGCACTGGTAGCGCAGGGTTACCGCACCGTACACGACGTCACGCAACTAGCTTGGGAG GATCTAGAAGACATGGGCATAGTCCGTCTGGGCCACCAAAAGAAAATTCTTCTTGCCATCAAAAGAGTGAAAGATATAAGGGCAGGAAAGAGAAGCATTAGTAACCAAGGGTCCTTGGACTTTACGAGAATACAACCGGGACAG ATACGTCATCCGCGCGGAAAATCACTAGAGAGTCTAGAGGATCCTTCAGAAAGAGCGTCACACACGACGTTTTCACCGGAGGCCGGGTTCTACTACGGCGGGGGCCAGTGGCGGCGCTCGTACGACGACGGCGACATCACGCCCACCAACGACTCGTACGAGGGCGGCGGCACCCTGCCGCGGCCGCGCGGGCTCGTGCGCCCGCGCCCCGTCGCCAAGATCGCGGCCACGCCCGCCTACCGCGACAAGTCGCCCGACTACGCGTACGACGAGCGCGCGTACTCGGCGCGACTGCAGCGCGTCGCGTACGGCGCCAGCCCGCACGTGGCGCGCAAGCCACCGCCAGAGCCTCCCAAGCGCCAGAGCTCGCAATACGCGCCCTTCTCGCGATTCGGCCAGACGACTGTGGAGATCCACCCTGAGAAGAGTCTGCCACTATCTCTCCCTGCCTACCCGAGCTCGGACTCGCTGTCGGTGTCGCTGGACAGTACCGGgctgctgccgccgccgccggcgccCGCCAGCCCGCCGCGACGGTATGATGACGACAAGCTGCGCACAGGCTCTGATGCTAGTTTTAAG TCAAGCTCCAGCACGGAATCGGATAGCATTCCATTTGCGAATGAAAACGCTGGGACCATAAAGCAGAACCGCGGGCAGATAGGCGGGCGGCCGCACACGGTGGAGTACGGGCGCGGCGGCCTGGGCCTGGCGGGGCTGCCGCCGCGCGCCGACATCAAGCCCGCGCCGCACGCGCCCGACCACAAGGACGACAAGAGCTCCGAGCCCGTCGACGTCCTCAACGACATCGGCAACATGCTCGCCAACCTCACCGACGAACTCGACGCCATGCTCGAAGAAGAAAAGCGCCAAGGACTCACAGATTCCTAA
- the LOC118264716 gene encoding caskin-2 isoform X3, with amino-acid sequence MVLLNSNMKINVGGMSRGGSGAGKTATAKRVPPPAVPGDAFGTPQHRHSGSSFGSQGYASCEEQPYPQPPDTPSHTRDDHSDYGSTVSGVSGVSGASGSLGKSPAGGGTFTFPPPAQPLTHKAAVYYHHQLALSDDQGIDMTQSPGRDSPGSSSGSAGSGSRHSSASLDSGRASGRMPHHHHAACHCGDLADRVRAMIAQGLPDTDIIHACLADLQMEEYARLFIEAGYDLPTVTRMTPEDLTAVGIKKPNHRKRLKAELANLNVPDNLPDYIPGSLEEWLRLLRLEEYGPALVAQGYRTVHDVTQLAWEDLEDMGIVRLGHQKKILLAIKRVKDIRAGKRSISNQGSLDFTRIQPGQDLYPRELHYQPWERQRSYHKPPDLNFDAIPTPLCGTDLVPIQIRHPRGKSLESLEDPSERASHTTFSPEAGFYYGGGQWRRSYDDGDITPTNDSYEGGGTLPRPRGLVRPRPVAKIAATPAYRDKSPDYAYDERAYSARLQRVAYGASPHVARKPPPEPPKRQSSQYAPFSRFGQTTVEIHPEKSLPLSLPAYPSSDSLSVSLDSTGLLPPPPAPASPPRRYDDDKLRTGSDASFKSSSSTESDSIPFANENAGTIKQNRGQIGGRPHTVEYGRGGLGLAGLPPRADIKPAPHAPDHKDDKSSEPVDVLNDIGNMLANLTDELDAMLEEEKRQGLTDS; translated from the exons TGGGCGGGATGTCTCGCGGCGGGAGCGGAGCCGGTAAGACGGCGACCGCGAAGCGCGTGCCCCCGCCAGCAGTCCCCGGAGACGCCTTCGGCACCCCGCAGCACCGACACTCGGGCTCCAGCTTCGGCTCACAAGGGTACGCCTCCTGCGAGGAACAGCCGTACCCTCAGCCGCCAGATACGCCGTCACATACTAGAG ATGACCACTCAGACTATGGCAGCACGGTGTCCGGTGTGTCGGGCGTGTCGGGCGCGAGCGGCAGTCTCGGCAAGAGCCCGGCAGGGGGCGGCACGTTCACGTTCCCGCCGCCCGCGCAGCCACTCACACACAAAGCCGCAGTCTACTACCACCACCAGCTAGCACTCAGTGATGACCAGGGGATTGATATGACACAG AGTCCAGGCCGCGACAGTCCGGGTTCATCATCAGGTTCAGCAGGATCAGGGTCTCGTCACTCGTCAGCGTCCCTGGACAGCGGACGCGCGTCAGGTCGCATGCCGCATCACCACCACGCTGCCTGCCACTGTGGGGACCTCGCTGACAGGGTCAGAGCTATGATCGCTCAGGGATTACCG GACACAGACATAATCCACGCGTGCCTAGCAGACCTTCAGATGGAGGAGTACGCCCGTCTCTTCATAGAAGCTGGCTACGACCTGCCAACGGTCACGAGAATGACGCCCGAAGACCTCACAGCCGTCGGAATCAAAAAGCCCAACCATCGCAAGCGGTTAAAGGCTGAACTCGCCAATCTAAATGTGCCGGATAATCTCCCTGATTATATACCG GGTTCCCTAGAAGAATGGCTACGACTACTTCGACTGGAGGAGTACGGGCCCGCACTGGTAGCGCAGGGTTACCGCACCGTACACGACGTCACGCAACTAGCTTGGGAG GATCTAGAAGACATGGGCATAGTCCGTCTGGGCCACCAAAAGAAAATTCTTCTTGCCATCAAAAGAGTGAAAGATATAAGGGCAGGAAAGAGAAGCATTAGTAACCAAGGGTCCTTGGACTTTACGAGAATACAACCGGGACAG GATTTATATCCGAGGGAGCTACATTACCAGCCTTGGGAGCGACAACGGAGTTACCATAAACCCCCCGACCTAAACTTTGACGCCATACCGACGCCCCTTTGTGGCACAGATTTGGTCCCCATCCAG ATACGTCATCCGCGCGGAAAATCACTAGAGAGTCTAGAGGATCCTTCAGAAAGAGCGTCACACACGACGTTTTCACCGGAGGCCGGGTTCTACTACGGCGGGGGCCAGTGGCGGCGCTCGTACGACGACGGCGACATCACGCCCACCAACGACTCGTACGAGGGCGGCGGCACCCTGCCGCGGCCGCGCGGGCTCGTGCGCCCGCGCCCCGTCGCCAAGATCGCGGCCACGCCCGCCTACCGCGACAAGTCGCCCGACTACGCGTACGACGAGCGCGCGTACTCGGCGCGACTGCAGCGCGTCGCGTACGGCGCCAGCCCGCACGTGGCGCGCAAGCCACCGCCAGAGCCTCCCAAGCGCCAGAGCTCGCAATACGCGCCCTTCTCGCGATTCGGCCAGACGACTGTGGAGATCCACCCTGAGAAGAGTCTGCCACTATCTCTCCCTGCCTACCCGAGCTCGGACTCGCTGTCGGTGTCGCTGGACAGTACCGGgctgctgccgccgccgccggcgccCGCCAGCCCGCCGCGACGGTATGATGACGACAAGCTGCGCACAGGCTCTGATGCTAGTTTTAAG TCAAGCTCCAGCACGGAATCGGATAGCATTCCATTTGCGAATGAAAACGCTGGGACCATAAAGCAGAACCGCGGGCAGATAGGCGGGCGGCCGCACACGGTGGAGTACGGGCGCGGCGGCCTGGGCCTGGCGGGGCTGCCGCCGCGCGCCGACATCAAGCCCGCGCCGCACGCGCCCGACCACAAGGACGACAAGAGCTCCGAGCCCGTCGACGTCCTCAACGACATCGGCAACATGCTCGCCAACCTCACCGACGAACTCGACGCCATGCTCGAAGAAGAAAAGCGCCAAGGACTCACAGATTCCTAA
- the LOC118264716 gene encoding caskin-2 isoform X6, with protein MSRGGSGAGKTATAKRVPPPAVPGDAFGTPQHRHSGSSFGSQGYASCEEQPYPQPPDTPSHTRDDHSDYGSTVSGVSGVSGASGSLGKSPAGGGTFTFPPPAQPLTHKAAVYYHHQLALSDDQGIDMTQSPGRDSPGSSSGSAGSGSRHSSASLDSGRASGRMPHHHHAACHCGDLADRVRAMIAQGLPDTDIIHACLADLQMEEYARLFIEAGYDLPTVTRMTPEDLTAVGIKKPNHRKRLKAELANLNVPDNLPDYIPGSLEEWLRLLRLEEYGPALVAQGYRTVHDVTQLAWEDLEDMGIVRLGHQKKILLAIKRVKDIRAGKRSISNQGSLDFTRIQPGQDLYPRELHYQPWERQRSYHKPPDLNFDAIPTPLCGTDLVPIQIRHPRGKSLESLEDPSERASHTTFSPEAGFYYGGGQWRRSYDDGDITPTNDSYEGGGTLPRPRGLVRPRPVAKIAATPAYRDKSPDYAYDERAYSARLQRVAYGASPHVARKPPPEPPKRQSSQYAPFSRFGQTTVEIHPEKSLPLSLPAYPSSDSLSVSLDSTGLLPPPPAPASPPRRYDDDKLRTGSDASFKSSSSTESDSIPFANENAGTIKQNRGQIGGRPHTVEYGRGGLGLAGLPPRADIKPAPHAPDHKDDKSSEPVDVLNDIGNMLANLTDELDAMLEEEKRQGLTDS; from the exons ATGTCTCGCGGCGGGAGCGGAGCCGGTAAGACGGCGACCGCGAAGCGCGTGCCCCCGCCAGCAGTCCCCGGAGACGCCTTCGGCACCCCGCAGCACCGACACTCGGGCTCCAGCTTCGGCTCACAAGGGTACGCCTCCTGCGAGGAACAGCCGTACCCTCAGCCGCCAGATACGCCGTCACATACTAGAG ATGACCACTCAGACTATGGCAGCACGGTGTCCGGTGTGTCGGGCGTGTCGGGCGCGAGCGGCAGTCTCGGCAAGAGCCCGGCAGGGGGCGGCACGTTCACGTTCCCGCCGCCCGCGCAGCCACTCACACACAAAGCCGCAGTCTACTACCACCACCAGCTAGCACTCAGTGATGACCAGGGGATTGATATGACACAG AGTCCAGGCCGCGACAGTCCGGGTTCATCATCAGGTTCAGCAGGATCAGGGTCTCGTCACTCGTCAGCGTCCCTGGACAGCGGACGCGCGTCAGGTCGCATGCCGCATCACCACCACGCTGCCTGCCACTGTGGGGACCTCGCTGACAGGGTCAGAGCTATGATCGCTCAGGGATTACCG GACACAGACATAATCCACGCGTGCCTAGCAGACCTTCAGATGGAGGAGTACGCCCGTCTCTTCATAGAAGCTGGCTACGACCTGCCAACGGTCACGAGAATGACGCCCGAAGACCTCACAGCCGTCGGAATCAAAAAGCCCAACCATCGCAAGCGGTTAAAGGCTGAACTCGCCAATCTAAATGTGCCGGATAATCTCCCTGATTATATACCG GGTTCCCTAGAAGAATGGCTACGACTACTTCGACTGGAGGAGTACGGGCCCGCACTGGTAGCGCAGGGTTACCGCACCGTACACGACGTCACGCAACTAGCTTGGGAG GATCTAGAAGACATGGGCATAGTCCGTCTGGGCCACCAAAAGAAAATTCTTCTTGCCATCAAAAGAGTGAAAGATATAAGGGCAGGAAAGAGAAGCATTAGTAACCAAGGGTCCTTGGACTTTACGAGAATACAACCGGGACAG GATTTATATCCGAGGGAGCTACATTACCAGCCTTGGGAGCGACAACGGAGTTACCATAAACCCCCCGACCTAAACTTTGACGCCATACCGACGCCCCTTTGTGGCACAGATTTGGTCCCCATCCAG ATACGTCATCCGCGCGGAAAATCACTAGAGAGTCTAGAGGATCCTTCAGAAAGAGCGTCACACACGACGTTTTCACCGGAGGCCGGGTTCTACTACGGCGGGGGCCAGTGGCGGCGCTCGTACGACGACGGCGACATCACGCCCACCAACGACTCGTACGAGGGCGGCGGCACCCTGCCGCGGCCGCGCGGGCTCGTGCGCCCGCGCCCCGTCGCCAAGATCGCGGCCACGCCCGCCTACCGCGACAAGTCGCCCGACTACGCGTACGACGAGCGCGCGTACTCGGCGCGACTGCAGCGCGTCGCGTACGGCGCCAGCCCGCACGTGGCGCGCAAGCCACCGCCAGAGCCTCCCAAGCGCCAGAGCTCGCAATACGCGCCCTTCTCGCGATTCGGCCAGACGACTGTGGAGATCCACCCTGAGAAGAGTCTGCCACTATCTCTCCCTGCCTACCCGAGCTCGGACTCGCTGTCGGTGTCGCTGGACAGTACCGGgctgctgccgccgccgccggcgccCGCCAGCCCGCCGCGACGGTATGATGACGACAAGCTGCGCACAGGCTCTGATGCTAGTTTTAAG TCAAGCTCCAGCACGGAATCGGATAGCATTCCATTTGCGAATGAAAACGCTGGGACCATAAAGCAGAACCGCGGGCAGATAGGCGGGCGGCCGCACACGGTGGAGTACGGGCGCGGCGGCCTGGGCCTGGCGGGGCTGCCGCCGCGCGCCGACATCAAGCCCGCGCCGCACGCGCCCGACCACAAGGACGACAAGAGCTCCGAGCCCGTCGACGTCCTCAACGACATCGGCAACATGCTCGCCAACCTCACCGACGAACTCGACGCCATGCTCGAAGAAGAAAAGCGCCAAGGACTCACAGATTCCTAA
- the LOC118264716 gene encoding caskin-2 isoform X5 yields the protein MRKINVGGMSRGGSGAGKTATAKRVPPPAVPGDAFGTPQHRHSGSSFGSQGYASCEEQPYPQPPDTPSHTRDDHSDYGSTVSGVSGVSGASGSLGKSPAGGGTFTFPPPAQPLTHKAAVYYHHQLALSDDQGIDMTQSPGRDSPGSSSGSAGSGSRHSSASLDSGRASGRMPHHHHAACHCGDLADRVRAMIAQGLPDTDIIHACLADLQMEEYARLFIEAGYDLPTVTRMTPEDLTAVGIKKPNHRKRLKAELANLNVPDNLPDYIPGSLEEWLRLLRLEEYGPALVAQGYRTVHDVTQLAWEDLEDMGIVRLGHQKKILLAIKRVKDIRAGKRSISNQGSLDFTRIQPGQDLYPRELHYQPWERQRSYHKPPDLNFDAIPTPLCGTDLVPIQIRHPRGKSLESLEDPSERASHTTFSPEAGFYYGGGQWRRSYDDGDITPTNDSYEGGGTLPRPRGLVRPRPVAKIAATPAYRDKSPDYAYDERAYSARLQRVAYGASPHVARKPPPEPPKRQSSQYAPFSRFGQTTVEIHPEKSLPLSLPAYPSSDSLSVSLDSTGLLPPPPAPASPPRRYDDDKLRTGSDASFKSSSSTESDSIPFANENAGTIKQNRGQIGGRPHTVEYGRGGLGLAGLPPRADIKPAPHAPDHKDDKSSEPVDVLNDIGNMLANLTDELDAMLEEEKRQGLTDS from the exons TGGGCGGGATGTCTCGCGGCGGGAGCGGAGCCGGTAAGACGGCGACCGCGAAGCGCGTGCCCCCGCCAGCAGTCCCCGGAGACGCCTTCGGCACCCCGCAGCACCGACACTCGGGCTCCAGCTTCGGCTCACAAGGGTACGCCTCCTGCGAGGAACAGCCGTACCCTCAGCCGCCAGATACGCCGTCACATACTAGAG ATGACCACTCAGACTATGGCAGCACGGTGTCCGGTGTGTCGGGCGTGTCGGGCGCGAGCGGCAGTCTCGGCAAGAGCCCGGCAGGGGGCGGCACGTTCACGTTCCCGCCGCCCGCGCAGCCACTCACACACAAAGCCGCAGTCTACTACCACCACCAGCTAGCACTCAGTGATGACCAGGGGATTGATATGACACAG AGTCCAGGCCGCGACAGTCCGGGTTCATCATCAGGTTCAGCAGGATCAGGGTCTCGTCACTCGTCAGCGTCCCTGGACAGCGGACGCGCGTCAGGTCGCATGCCGCATCACCACCACGCTGCCTGCCACTGTGGGGACCTCGCTGACAGGGTCAGAGCTATGATCGCTCAGGGATTACCG GACACAGACATAATCCACGCGTGCCTAGCAGACCTTCAGATGGAGGAGTACGCCCGTCTCTTCATAGAAGCTGGCTACGACCTGCCAACGGTCACGAGAATGACGCCCGAAGACCTCACAGCCGTCGGAATCAAAAAGCCCAACCATCGCAAGCGGTTAAAGGCTGAACTCGCCAATCTAAATGTGCCGGATAATCTCCCTGATTATATACCG GGTTCCCTAGAAGAATGGCTACGACTACTTCGACTGGAGGAGTACGGGCCCGCACTGGTAGCGCAGGGTTACCGCACCGTACACGACGTCACGCAACTAGCTTGGGAG GATCTAGAAGACATGGGCATAGTCCGTCTGGGCCACCAAAAGAAAATTCTTCTTGCCATCAAAAGAGTGAAAGATATAAGGGCAGGAAAGAGAAGCATTAGTAACCAAGGGTCCTTGGACTTTACGAGAATACAACCGGGACAG GATTTATATCCGAGGGAGCTACATTACCAGCCTTGGGAGCGACAACGGAGTTACCATAAACCCCCCGACCTAAACTTTGACGCCATACCGACGCCCCTTTGTGGCACAGATTTGGTCCCCATCCAG ATACGTCATCCGCGCGGAAAATCACTAGAGAGTCTAGAGGATCCTTCAGAAAGAGCGTCACACACGACGTTTTCACCGGAGGCCGGGTTCTACTACGGCGGGGGCCAGTGGCGGCGCTCGTACGACGACGGCGACATCACGCCCACCAACGACTCGTACGAGGGCGGCGGCACCCTGCCGCGGCCGCGCGGGCTCGTGCGCCCGCGCCCCGTCGCCAAGATCGCGGCCACGCCCGCCTACCGCGACAAGTCGCCCGACTACGCGTACGACGAGCGCGCGTACTCGGCGCGACTGCAGCGCGTCGCGTACGGCGCCAGCCCGCACGTGGCGCGCAAGCCACCGCCAGAGCCTCCCAAGCGCCAGAGCTCGCAATACGCGCCCTTCTCGCGATTCGGCCAGACGACTGTGGAGATCCACCCTGAGAAGAGTCTGCCACTATCTCTCCCTGCCTACCCGAGCTCGGACTCGCTGTCGGTGTCGCTGGACAGTACCGGgctgctgccgccgccgccggcgccCGCCAGCCCGCCGCGACGGTATGATGACGACAAGCTGCGCACAGGCTCTGATGCTAGTTTTAAG TCAAGCTCCAGCACGGAATCGGATAGCATTCCATTTGCGAATGAAAACGCTGGGACCATAAAGCAGAACCGCGGGCAGATAGGCGGGCGGCCGCACACGGTGGAGTACGGGCGCGGCGGCCTGGGCCTGGCGGGGCTGCCGCCGCGCGCCGACATCAAGCCCGCGCCGCACGCGCCCGACCACAAGGACGACAAGAGCTCCGAGCCCGTCGACGTCCTCAACGACATCGGCAACATGCTCGCCAACCTCACCGACGAACTCGACGCCATGCTCGAAGAAGAAAAGCGCCAAGGACTCACAGATTCCTAA
- the LOC118264716 gene encoding caskin-2 isoform X8 translates to MVLLNSNMKINVGGMSRGGSGAGKTATAKRVPPPAVPGDAFGTPQHRHSGSSFGSQGYASCEEQPYPQPPDTPSHTRDDHSDYGSTVSGVSGVSGASGSLGKSPAGGGTFTFPPPAQPLTHKAAVYYHHQLALSDDQGIDMTQSPGRDSPGSSSGSAGSGSRHSSASLDSGRASGRMPHHHHAACHCGDLADRVRAMIAQGLPDTDIIHACLADLQMEEYARLFIEAGYDLPTVTRMTPEDLTAVGIKKPNHRKRLKAELANLNVPDNLPDYIPGSLEEWLRLLRLEEYGPALVAQGYRTVHDVTQLAWEDLEDMGIVRLGHQKKILLAIKRVKDIRAGKRSISNQGSLDFTRIQPGQIRHPRGKSLESLEDPSERASHTTFSPEAGFYYGGGQWRRSYDDGDITPTNDSYEGGGTLPRPRGLVRPRPVAKIAATPAYRDKSPDYAYDERAYSARLQRVAYGASPHVARKPPPEPPKRQSSQYAPFSRFGQTTVEIHPEKSLPLSLPAYPSSDSLSVSLDSTGLLPPPPAPASPPRRYDDDKLRTGSDASFKSSSSTESDSIPFANENAGTIKQNRGQIGGRPHTVEYGRGGLGLAGLPPRADIKPAPHAPDHKDDKSSEPVDVLNDIGNMLANLTDELDAMLEEEKRQGLTDS, encoded by the exons TGGGCGGGATGTCTCGCGGCGGGAGCGGAGCCGGTAAGACGGCGACCGCGAAGCGCGTGCCCCCGCCAGCAGTCCCCGGAGACGCCTTCGGCACCCCGCAGCACCGACACTCGGGCTCCAGCTTCGGCTCACAAGGGTACGCCTCCTGCGAGGAACAGCCGTACCCTCAGCCGCCAGATACGCCGTCACATACTAGAG ATGACCACTCAGACTATGGCAGCACGGTGTCCGGTGTGTCGGGCGTGTCGGGCGCGAGCGGCAGTCTCGGCAAGAGCCCGGCAGGGGGCGGCACGTTCACGTTCCCGCCGCCCGCGCAGCCACTCACACACAAAGCCGCAGTCTACTACCACCACCAGCTAGCACTCAGTGATGACCAGGGGATTGATATGACACAG AGTCCAGGCCGCGACAGTCCGGGTTCATCATCAGGTTCAGCAGGATCAGGGTCTCGTCACTCGTCAGCGTCCCTGGACAGCGGACGCGCGTCAGGTCGCATGCCGCATCACCACCACGCTGCCTGCCACTGTGGGGACCTCGCTGACAGGGTCAGAGCTATGATCGCTCAGGGATTACCG GACACAGACATAATCCACGCGTGCCTAGCAGACCTTCAGATGGAGGAGTACGCCCGTCTCTTCATAGAAGCTGGCTACGACCTGCCAACGGTCACGAGAATGACGCCCGAAGACCTCACAGCCGTCGGAATCAAAAAGCCCAACCATCGCAAGCGGTTAAAGGCTGAACTCGCCAATCTAAATGTGCCGGATAATCTCCCTGATTATATACCG GGTTCCCTAGAAGAATGGCTACGACTACTTCGACTGGAGGAGTACGGGCCCGCACTGGTAGCGCAGGGTTACCGCACCGTACACGACGTCACGCAACTAGCTTGGGAG GATCTAGAAGACATGGGCATAGTCCGTCTGGGCCACCAAAAGAAAATTCTTCTTGCCATCAAAAGAGTGAAAGATATAAGGGCAGGAAAGAGAAGCATTAGTAACCAAGGGTCCTTGGACTTTACGAGAATACAACCGGGACAG ATACGTCATCCGCGCGGAAAATCACTAGAGAGTCTAGAGGATCCTTCAGAAAGAGCGTCACACACGACGTTTTCACCGGAGGCCGGGTTCTACTACGGCGGGGGCCAGTGGCGGCGCTCGTACGACGACGGCGACATCACGCCCACCAACGACTCGTACGAGGGCGGCGGCACCCTGCCGCGGCCGCGCGGGCTCGTGCGCCCGCGCCCCGTCGCCAAGATCGCGGCCACGCCCGCCTACCGCGACAAGTCGCCCGACTACGCGTACGACGAGCGCGCGTACTCGGCGCGACTGCAGCGCGTCGCGTACGGCGCCAGCCCGCACGTGGCGCGCAAGCCACCGCCAGAGCCTCCCAAGCGCCAGAGCTCGCAATACGCGCCCTTCTCGCGATTCGGCCAGACGACTGTGGAGATCCACCCTGAGAAGAGTCTGCCACTATCTCTCCCTGCCTACCCGAGCTCGGACTCGCTGTCGGTGTCGCTGGACAGTACCGGgctgctgccgccgccgccggcgccCGCCAGCCCGCCGCGACGGTATGATGACGACAAGCTGCGCACAGGCTCTGATGCTAGTTTTAAG TCAAGCTCCAGCACGGAATCGGATAGCATTCCATTTGCGAATGAAAACGCTGGGACCATAAAGCAGAACCGCGGGCAGATAGGCGGGCGGCCGCACACGGTGGAGTACGGGCGCGGCGGCCTGGGCCTGGCGGGGCTGCCGCCGCGCGCCGACATCAAGCCCGCGCCGCACGCGCCCGACCACAAGGACGACAAGAGCTCCGAGCCCGTCGACGTCCTCAACGACATCGGCAACATGCTCGCCAACCTCACCGACGAACTCGACGCCATGCTCGAAGAAGAAAAGCGCCAAGGACTCACAGATTCCTAA